TGACGGAATCAccagtcaaaataaaagtctcgtTTGAGGAAATAATATTAGTAAGGAAAATTAAGGAATATGATGAACAGTGTTTTGGGAGTTGTTTTAATTGCTCAGCATGTGAATAATATAATTAGAAAATTAACATATATACAATATAGGTTaagacaatatatacagtattattagtttaataataatttatactaaatgtattaataataattaactaaTATGCCAAAAcagcatatataaatataaagttgaAAATAATGCAAATGTTTTAAGAGGTAAGTTGattaatatataaatgaaaatgtttcacaaacacacatcttTCCTGTTTTTCTTCATCTATATGACTTATAAAtggataataatactaataatgatgataataataataaattaattaattaataataacagcccaaagctttttatttgttttgttttttacttgatTTGCATGGGTCATATGTTCAGGTCGTATAATCTAGAATTCCACTCCAGGTATAAACATGTCGTATTGTATCAATTTCATAATTGTGCTAGAATTTAATATTCATTTAAACTGTATTCAAATCATCATTAAGCTGTCAGTTGTCtccaaaatatttgaataaatgaCTCTGAAAATAACATTGATATTTTGAAGGAAACTATTAATATCaaagattaaaataatcattacaAAAAATCTTTAAGATATGAAGACATCTTACGAAATATTGGCCTAGCAATAAAATAAATGCTAATTATTCATAAATTCCTTACAAGCTTATCAATTAGACTGATAAATGCTCTGAACAACTTATTTTAAATGCTCTGAGTGAGCATGAATACAATTAGATTCATATTCcatgaaataaacagaaatatgcATGAGATCAATAAAaggaatgtaatattttattacatacataaccaaaagTCAATCAGAAACAAGATTTTTTTGTCCTTCAAAACAGGCGTTGACAGACCACACATGGCCAaagaaaataagaagaaaaacaGACAAGCAGTTCATCAAATCTGTCAATTCCATCATATACAGCACAATAAGAATTTCCATTCAAATACTACAACATGAGAAAatccttattttccattcatttaaaCTCACATTTGTATGATTACACTAATTAAATCACATTCGCTACTGTTCAACCTTAAGATTCTTCAGATCTTCCAATGCACCAGTATTTGGTTTTGTATGTTACAGGCTCAGATCTAATCCAGGACAAACATTCTCATCACACCAGCAAAACTGTTTACAACTCAAGTGTTGAGGATCATAGGCTATCCAGGCTACTGAAATCCCTGAGACATATTTCATGTATCAGCTGGTGAGTGTTTAAGTGCACTCACTCTGATCAGGCAGGGTGGGACATCTTTATCTCCTTTCGAAAATAGATTTTCAACAGACAAGCACTCTAATGTACCACTTGTATAAAAAAATGCAGGTATACATTATAATTGAGTCACGATAGACATCGTTAAAGCTGTATATATTATCATAGGCACAGGAGGTAGGTAACAATTGGCACTCAGGGTGACTTGTGGAAGATGCAACAATGCAGAGCAGAAGCCAGGGCCCATTTGCTTAGATATATTTCTGTATCTGTATATTTCTATATCATCAGCCCTGGTTAAACCAGAGCAAGTTCTTCAAATATGTAAATgaaattagtttttgaaacattgaaaatTGTGCATGTTCACAAGGAAGTGGTTTTGGTGTCACATTACATCCATTTTAAGAATAGTTTGTGTTGTGTCACCCTCCATAAAAGAGAACAAACATTTCTAACAAATGTCAGTCTACTCTAATGTTTCTGTCCTTAAAACATTTCCCTTTACCAACTCAGAGTTCAAATCAAGCCATGTTCCTGACTTAACAGTAAAAGAGGCATGTTGTAGCATTCAGACATTGTGTTTAAAATGAGATAAAGTTTACATTTGGAATAGAATACTAGTTTACTACCTAATGTAGACTGACCACTATTTTATAAAATAGTAAGCGAACCAGCAGGCATTATTCTATAATAAACATTTCATATTGTAGAAAGCTACACTGTTTTCACATTACCTCATCATCACGTTGCAAGTTTAATTCAGTTAAACATGGAGTTGTATCCTATCAttctagaaaataaaaacagttctttttcatttttaatccaattttgtgttGAAAAGACTCTTTGCAGTCAGATCAAACAAGATCATAGGCCATCCGGGTGTGCACAGTACATTTACTCTGTATTGCAGCAATAGTGAGAGTTGTATTGTAGTATACAATTCCGAACCTAGTCAAAGACATGATAAATAAAAGTCATGATAATGTGTGAGGAAATAAGAGCGGAAGACAGACTTGTTTCCATGTTTGGGATTTCTTATTGTTCTGTCCCTTGTTAAAGCAAAATATGAAGAAGTTAGGAATGTGAAAAGAGGAGATAATGGGACATAGCTGCTTTAAGACAAATAAAATCACATGATTTGAGTAGGCGGAGCATTAAAAGAGGCAAAAATGATATCTAAACAATGAGAATAAAGCAGAGTGAAGTAGAATATGTTGTGATGTTGTACCAAAATAGGCTGAAGTCAGGCTAAACTCTCGTGACTTTTCACTTGTGATAAACACACaagtgaaaagtaaaaaaacagtaaaaaaaaaaaaaaaaaaaaaaaaaaattatatattagcctaattttaagatttacacatttcaatttcataacaaattccatcaaattgaattgtgtaatttttaactaaattaaaactttaaatctTTATTATTTTGTTGTCGTTAGGAAATTTTAAAACAACTTTCAGCATATTGTGCATTACATTAAATGATTTCAGCCATAATATAATGATGGGTGCTCAAAAATGACTGGCCTCTGATTGGATAATGTGTGTGACTGAATGAATTTAAGACAAAAAGTGATGTTTAAGACGTTATGTAAACAGAAAACTATGACCTAAGGATAACTGATAGCCTATTTCTAGGACCATTATACTTATTTTCACTGTGACATTTTACATTATTGATAGTTGATAATCATAATTATTgacaattacattattttcatgacaattaggtATATTTTCCCCCCAAAATCACTTTACTGTATTGCATTATTTTGTAATTTCCATTATAGTAATTGGTGATTCTCATCTAATTACTGCAATActtcagtacaacaaatactaccacaatgtataaatactttataaattaatatattgttattttttacgaaattacagtaatgaaaattagATTTCACATTACGTTGTttgcttaattgtcattaaaaaataatgtcacaatgcaaatacattttttctgcaaaatataatttattttttgctttttgttttgataTTGCAGTGAAATATGACCCGAACAtgatcttgacaggtttcgtaagATTCACCCAACTGTATATCATCTGGACCCAATGTTTATATTGCACATGATGTGTCTCTATGTCTTagccacaaaaaataaaaacaattcaataAAATGTAACCAAAGCAGGACGAAGAATATCTAATCAATGTCTGCACTGTTCGAACGCACTTTCGTGTTTAAATCTGCAGTACGAGCCCAGCGGCGGAAATGTTGTCCCCTCCTCCGGCAGTCTGGTACACCTCAGTGCACACCAGCACAGGAGCCACGCAAATCTCATAGTCTTCCTCATCCCAACAGGAAACGGGTCGAGATTCCTTGAGTGAAATCCTCTGGCTGCCTTCTTGCCTACTCACTGAGAAAGATTCGTCCATGATCAACCGCGCTTTACTGAGGTCAATGTCTGGCGATCCACAAACATGGCGGTTGGCTGTTAGAGAGGCTTTGGCTGTCGCCGACATGGTGTTCTTCCACTGGGAGCTGCGCTTGACTATGATGGCCTGGAAAGCCAGCGTGTGGACGTGGAGGCGGGTGAGCGGTCGACCTGTCCCGGCCTCCTGGTGGTGCTGGTTAACCAGGCGGTAGAGATCTCGCATCTGGTCCAGCACAGTAGCTACACGAGGGTTGGGGTCGGACAGCACGGTCAAGTTGCTGCCGCGGAAAAGGCTCAGGAGATTGGGCAACTCTTGCTCGTTCATGCCCAAAGAGTCGGCATTTGGAAGAACAAACTCGAGTAGATCAGACATCAGACCTTCGTCAACAAAGCTAGCCATCTCGAAATGGACGGTGGTCTGCAGGGACGCAGAGGACAGCATCTTTGCCAGCTTTCCCAACAAAGACCCACGTTCTCCTAGAGGAAAAATGTCAGTTATTACGGAATTTACAATTTCTGGTACAaattttttcgatgttaaaatactttctcctacttTTTAgtttaatatacagagacaactagAAGTAAGCTAAAAGTGTAAATGTGTAGatactgtggcactatcaaaaggTTTCTCTGTTAGTGTGAAAATCCCAAATCAGTCAGGATTGTTTTTGATCAAACAGGTAGTCCGCCCCAATCTCACTCCATTGGTTGAGTTAGAAGTTGACATGTTGGGCCGCTTGAACAATCAGAGGAatgttttaatagtgtttaagtgTTGCCATTTATTTGGAAGTCAagttatgaatggcttacttgtatGAAAAGAGACAGTTCACAGACATATGAAAACTTGGAAGGTTTTGGAATAGGGCTGCATAATTTGGTCAAAAATTCATATTGcgacactttttaaaaatattgccATTTGTACTGCGATATGACAAACTAAgtgatccatttaaaaaaaattgtcatgttTTGCACATGTTCTACTGCCTAATAAAAGGAATTTCGCTATTTGAAGGTTCACACatgagtcctcttaaaaagagCCAAACGCTGACCTTTTTCAGTTCAGCCAcaacaaataaatgaaacaaagaaagaaaaaaaacgttGTCTTCAAATTGTACCGGTCaactgtgtacctgtttttgtccactttgcAGGTGCTACTATTAGTGCATTAGTGAAATATACCTCAACTGCATCCtgcattattataatgacacatgTGCCTGGCAGAGACTGCAGCCATTtgtagtttaataatcacacaaggtcatatcgcaATTTCGACTTCATTACAttacaattaattgtgcagccctaggttgcaacaacatgagggtgagcaaatgatgatagaatttttattttgtttggtcaactatccctttaacaactaATCAATTCTGTACTTCACCTTATAAGTCAATATCTTACTCAAAACACAGTAAATTCCGATTTAGCTTGTATTCTCAATGTTAAATGAAATAAGATCTCATTTGTCTGAGATTTTCCCAGTCTAAATGTGGAACAGTTATTAGTAATCCTAACTTACCTGTGGGGCAGACTGACAATAGAggtatgtggagcggaggggggtggggccgggtcggaatatcgcgcgcccggagcggtagggccgctgccaggggcggaggagtgtccccatttgctgccagaaaagcggaggggcgttctgcccgctgggggtcgaaggttttactccggttcgcccgggagttgactgtcgtccgcctgagtgtggaggagtgttcgaggaccacacaacggtacatcagagaaccggtgagtgagcttttctctctctctctctctctctctttcgcaccgtgttggcctttttcctcgcgcgcctcatcaggcctaTTGGGGACccggcccccctccgctccacaaggtACAAAGTGAAAAAAATCACTGACTATAGAACCTTTACGGTCTGTCTACTTTCTCAGGTAGGAAACATGTTAATCTCACCATGTGACAGTACAGTACAGAAtatgtgtaacggtagccagctggtacgtgctgtgcagtgtgtgtgtaaacctccttgttagcgtgcccacctcccatgctggagacgccggttcaaatcccgctcaGAGCGGGTTAAGCAGGGCCGGTTACATATGCAACACAGgagatttttatgtttttttatcattattattttgaaattcatgaaaattcccaccacagtgtcctTTCCATCACAACTAAAATTACGTTTTGTGTTTAATATTGTGGTGGATATGACCATGATGGAAAtgccattttgatattttttttttttgttttttttttaaatcgcttATTTTATTTCAAAGCTAAAATTTTATGAacccgaaatgcatttaaagACTACATGCTCCTCAATGACACTTTTGTCGCATTGGTGAActagtacactaacttttgataAAAATTTATTGGAAGCAGAATTTTTTTGTCCCACAActgtgtactttaatgtaaaatgtataataatttttttatttattattattatttgttaattgatcaaaatcattttcacacaataaatattgcaatTGTTTGGGTTTATTTaactctttatttatatttttcatagcTTTGAACATggaataattaaacattttatcatggattttcatagtttaatattaaatgtctgggacaaggctaaaacggtcaaatctatacataaaaggcatttgaaaagtattaaattaaatgatgaaggcctggtaaaaagtttctaaGTTTCTATCTATCTGTTAGTTTCAATAAAAATCAACTCCTGGGACATGAACATTACAGAAGATGAAGCACCTATGAATATGAATCCGATTTTAAAGATATTAAACTGTTTGAATGCACATTGACTAATGATTTGCTGAGCATTATTTaatgtaacaacatttttacattcaagTGGTGATTGTGCAAAATGTACCACCACATGCTCGGATGTTCTGTTTGGTTGCCAGGACAATTCTCGATAGTTGCAATGATGTACTGGGTGGTATCTAGAAGTATGAGCACTAATtaaagtgatgcttgccttagcaaacaccactaatcattttatttatgaaaGTTATTATAGAGAATATGCAGTACTTTCAATCTTTTAGATCTTTAAATCTATCACTAATTAAACTGGCCTCCTGTGGCTTCATTCACTCACCTTGTCTGAAAGGGAAGCTGTCCATCATCTGTAACCCTCCAACTACTAAAAGATCTGGCATATATCCCTTCAGCTTCTCCTGAAATTGCTCTATGGAGTCAAGGTACGGATTGTGATCGTCGCTGTGGACAATATACCTACAGCAAAAGCAAACTGTTTCAAAACAATGAAAGCATATTCTTTGTAAGATCTAATATCATAAGGTCTGTAGATATTACACACTACAATGAGCACGGAGCACAATAAATCAACCCAATATAAGCCCACCTGTTGGCCCTTCGGGAGGAGTACGGCCCCCACGTGGCACCTGTCGGGTACTCCATTATCAGATGGATGTCTGGCTCTTCCACAATGTTTCCTGCCACTGAGGAGAGAAGAAATGATTCATTGAAATGAGACATGAAACCACATATTTTGTTATAggtaatattttacaataaagttgtattCAATAATATTAGAACTactaatgaactaataatgaacaattctTTTATAGTACttactaatcttggttaatgttcaaaTCATACATCTCTACATCATATCTACAGACATTCTATCATTACTGATTTCAATTctggataataaaaaaataataaataacaacaattaTCTCATGATTAAAAATGCAAGCATGTTCTTATTGTCTTCTCTCTTGGGTAACATGGTGTTAgtttttttatgaacattttagCACCTTTGTTTTACTCAGCAAATGACAAATAGCAAGtttctttgattttatgtttactaatatttattGAGTGTTCATTGGTacttaacacatttaaaatgattgaatattgcatttttaataactGTGCTGAAAGTATGAATGTCAAAGGATGTTACGGCACCCATGAT
The Xyrauchen texanus isolate HMW12.3.18 chromosome 22, RBS_HiC_50CHRs, whole genome shotgun sequence DNA segment above includes these coding regions:
- the LOC127662240 gene encoding ADP-dependent glucokinase-like — translated: MAIELLSGVKYGSVMSLVVVLVAFWFQSPDSSVLDERLDTVLSSLLRAERKVGMSSVSRPRVAIGFGGCVDIIVDGVALLNKIGVKPTDQPLHHDYIENAEQLAQSFAYFFSPGAASERFVMNDTLFSELVDASRELPGNRWSIGGNAPVMASRMALEGCDVLLGGSFSTDFIDILSQHIMVAGNIVEEPDIHLIMEYPTGATWGPYSSRRANRYIVHSDDHNPYLDSIEQFQEKLKGYMPDLLVVGGLQMMDSFPFRQGERGSLLGKLAKMLSSASLQTTVHFEMASFVDEGLMSDLLEFVLPNADSLGMNEQELPNLLSLFRGSNLTVLSDPNPRVATVLDQMRDLYRLVNQHHQEAGTGRPLTRLHVHTLAFQAIIVKRSSQWKNTMSATAKASLTANRHVCGSPDIDLSKARLIMDESFSVSRQEGSQRISLKESRPVSCWDEEDYEICVAPVLVCTEVYQTAGGGDNISAAGLVLQI